In Tachysurus fulvidraco isolate hzauxx_2018 chromosome 3, HZAU_PFXX_2.0, whole genome shotgun sequence, a single window of DNA contains:
- the nog2 gene encoding noggin-2: MRLSRALLLVCALLTLVLLVCARRGADAAHRYLRLRPLPSEHLPAGDIIEDPNPEYDPREQDLSERALRKKLGSGFDGDFMSVSAPTQLLIINSTATASPSSSAYAHAPSGAMPAEIRRLDLTQTPYGLRVKVGKKARRKFLQWLWTHTHCPVVHVWKDLGVRFWPRYVKEGHCFSERSCSLPEGMICKPTKSVTKIFLRWYCQGFLPQKYCTWISVHYPIISECKCSC, from the coding sequence ATGCGACTATCCCGCGCGCTGCTGCTCGTATGCGCTCTGTTGACGCTCGTGCTGCTAGTGTGCGCACGCCGCGGCGCTGACGCTGCTCACCGTTACCTGAGGCTTCGTCCTTTGCCGAGCGAGCACCTGCCCGCAGGGGATATAATAGAGGACCCGAACCCGGAGTACGACCCGCGCGAGCAGGACCTGTCCGAACGCGCGCTGCGAAAGAAGCTGGGAAGCGGCTTCGACGGCGACTTCATGTCCGTGAGCGCGCCCACGCAGCTGCTAATCATCAACTCCACCGCCACCGCGAGTCCAAGCTCCTCTGCTTACGCGCACGCGCCTAGCGGTGCCATGCCGGCCGAGATCAGGAGACTGGACCTGACGCAGACGCCATACGGGCTCCGTGTGAAGGTGGGCAAGAAGGCTCGGCGAAAGTTCCTGCAATGGCTGTGGACGCACACGCACTGCCCCGTCGTCCACGTGTGGAAGGACCTCGGCGTGCGCTTCTGGCCGCGTTACGTCAAAGAGGGGCACTGCTTCAGCGAGCGCTCGTGTTCACTACCCGAGGGTATGATCTGCAAACCAACAAAGTCCGTCACCAAGATATTTCTGCGCTGGTACTGCCAGGGCTTCCTGCCCCAAAAATACTGCACGTGGATCTCCGTGCACTACCCCATCATCTCTGAGTGCAAGTGTTCCTgctga